Genomic segment of Streptomyces sp. NA02950:
CCAGGCTCAGCAGTCCGGAGTGGTCACCAACGCCCACCGGATCAACGAGGGGGTGCCGCCGCTCACCCAGGGGCTGTCCGACTTCTTTCTCTTCGCCGAGGACGACACCGAGGAGGCCGGGCGGCTCACGGTCGATGTCGCGGCCCGCCGCATCCCCGCCAAATTCGGTCTGGACCCCCGGCGTGACGTGCAGGTTCTCGCCCCGATGCACCGCGGCCCGGCGGGCGCGGGCGCGCTGAACGGACTGCTTCAGCAGGCCATCACCCCCGCCCGCCCGGACCTCCCGGAGCGCCGTTTCGGCGGCCGGATCTTCCGCGTCGGCGACAAGGTGACCCAGATCCGTAACAATTATGAGAAAGGGGCCAATGGGGTCTTCAACGGCACGGTTGGAGTCGTCACCTCCCTCGACACCGACGAGCAGCGGCTGACCGTGCTGACGGACGAGGACGAGGAGGTGCCGTACGACTTCGACGAGCTGGACGAGCTGGCTCACGCCTATGCGGTGACCATCCACCGCTCCCAGGGCAGTGAGTACCCGGCCGTCGTGATTCCGGTGACCACCGGAGCCTGGATGATGTTGCAGCGCAATCTGCTCTACACGGCGGTGACCCGCGCCAAGCGCCTTGTGGTGCTGGTCGGCTCGCGCCGCGCGCTGGGGCAGGCGGTGCGTACGGTCTCGGCGGGAAGGCGCTGCACGGCACTGGACCACCGGCTCGGCGGCGATGTACGAGTCGAGAGTGCCATGAGGGTTTCCGAACGATGACGAACGGGGCAGGATGGGCGTGAAAGCGGCACTGAGTGCCGCCAAAAGGCCCATTGGCCGACCCCGAGTGCACGTCCATCGTCCGGATGGGGGAAGGTGGGGGGAGTCAGGGCACCTCGAAGAAGAGAACCAGGACGTCGGTGAGGGATGACGTGAGCGACAACTCTGTAGTACTGCGGTACGGGGACGGCGAGTACACCTACCCGGTGGTCGACAGCACCGTCGGCGACAAAGGCTTCGACATCGGCAAGCTGCGTGCCCAGACCGGTCTGGTGACCCTGGACTCCGGTTACGGCAACACCGCCGCGTACAAATCCGCGATCACCTATCTCGACGGTGAGCAGGGCATTCTGCGCTATCGCGGTTACCCCATCGAGCAGCTGGCGGAGCGCAGCTCGTTCCTGGAGACGGCCTTCCTGCTGATCAACGGCGAGCTGCCCACGGTGGACGAACTGGCCGCGTTCCGCGAGCAGATCACCACCCATACGCTGCTCCACGAGGACGTCAAGCGCTTCTACGACGGCTTCCCGCGCGACGCCCACCCGATGGCCATGCTGTCCTCGGTGGTCAGCGCGCTGTCGACCTTCTACCAGGACAGCCACAATCCCTTCGACGAGAAGCAGCGCGACCTCTCGACGATCCGGCTGCTGGCCAAGCTGCCGACCATCGCGGCGTACGCCTACAAGAAGTCGGTCGGCCATCCGTTTGTCTACCCGCGTAACGACCTTGGCTACGTCGAGAACTTCCTGCGGATGACCTTCTCGGTCCCGGCCCAGGAGTATGAGCTCGACCCGATCGTCGTCAGCGCCCTCGACAAGCTGCTGATCCTGCACGCCGACCACGAGCAGAACTGTTCGACCTCCACCGTCCGGCTGGTCGGCTCCTCGCAGGCGAACATGTTCGCCTCCATCTCCGCGGGCATCAGCGCCCTGTGGGGCCCCCTGCACGGTGGTGCC
This window contains:
- a CDS encoding citrate synthase, with the protein product MSDNSVVLRYGDGEYTYPVVDSTVGDKGFDIGKLRAQTGLVTLDSGYGNTAAYKSAITYLDGEQGILRYRGYPIEQLAERSSFLETAFLLINGELPTVDELAAFREQITTHTLLHEDVKRFYDGFPRDAHPMAMLSSVVSALSTFYQDSHNPFDEKQRDLSTIRLLAKLPTIAAYAYKKSVGHPFVYPRNDLGYVENFLRMTFSVPAQEYELDPIVVSALDKLLILHADHEQNCSTSTVRLVGSSQANMFASISAGISALWGPLHGGANQSVLEMLEGIQDAGSDVDTFIRKVKNKEDGVKLMGFGHRVYKNFDPRAKIIKSAAHDVLSALGKSDELLEIALKLEEHALADDYFVERKLYPNVDFYTGLIYRAMGFPTEMFTVLFALGRLPGWIAQWHEMIKEPGSRIGRPRQIYTGIVEREFVPVEQR